From the Penicillium oxalicum strain HP7-1 chromosome V, whole genome shotgun sequence genome, one window contains:
- a CDS encoding Multicopper oxidase aurL2: protein MRFSFPLISAVAAALVGVTSAAVHDETFIPDAVLRVTEQDAQQPCVPYKAVVLVNGTTPGPVLRFTEGETVWIRVYNDIETQNLTMHWHGLTMATAPFSDGTPSAAQWPIPPNHFFDYELNVPMGYAGTYFYHSHVGLQATSCTGPLIIEDHDARPYDYEDDRILMVQDVFPNTEYIEAALLAVPMEYERAQEMVLINGKGGGLTSEGTTCSSPVTVINVEHGKTYRFRLIGGTGLSINIIGIEAHPMLQVIEADGAYTEMYPTSFMQVSPGQRFSFLLQTLRNPDKEQYWIQLETRDFGGLTRSYAVLNYGPEINDSVTSIYPPADPTPITLPQTDTTWLEYTLRPFNDSRYPTASMNAMDYPTAAEVTRRVKITSHLHISSGGGLLYTLNGYTWNEETPPEPYLVSLYKDGGSDWPSMEVALQHEGIDPNAHAFPALIGEVLEIVVQGTGSDGGGTETHPWHAHGAHYWDLGAGEGIYNATLNEELWAQSGAHPIRRDTTNLYRYSGNAANGTLSAWRAWRLRITEPGVWMIHCHLLPHMVWGMQTVWVMGNQTEVLGMIDRPGVEGYITYGGSVVGNETHPPEVVDWFPLSEWEDGQIPPQ, encoded by the exons ATGCGtttctccttccccctcatATCTGCCGTAGCTGCGGCGTTGGTTGGAGTCACATCTGCGGCGGTTCACGATGAAACCTTCATCCCAGATGCCGTCCTCCGCGTTACGGAACAGGACGCACAGCAGCCTTGCGTGCCATATAAAGCGGTTGTGCTAGTCAATGGCACCACTCCAGGACCCGTCCTCCGATTCACGGAAGGCGAGACTGTTTGGATCCGAGTTTACAATGATATCGAGACTCAGAACTTGACCATG CATTGGCATGGCCTCACAATGGCAACAGCCCCTTTCTCTGATGGCACTCCGTCAGCTGCTCAATGGCCCATTCCTCCAAACCACTTTTTTGATTATGAACTTAATGTGCCCATGGGTTATGCCGGAACATACTTTTACCATTCGCACGTCGGTTTGCAGGCTACCTCTTGCACGGGCCCCTTGATT ATCGAAGACCATGATGCCCGCCCCTACGACTACGAGGATGACCGCATCCTCATGGTCCAAGACGTCTTCCCGAATACCGAATATATCGAGGCGGCATTGCTGGCCGTCCCTATGGAGTATGAGAGGGCCCAAGAAATGGTGCTTATTAATGGGAAAGGAGGTGGTTTGACGTCTGAGGGCACGACATGCAGCTCTCCGGTGACGGTCATCAACGTCGAGCATGGAAAGACTTACCGTTTCAGACTTATTGGGGGGACTGGTTTATCAATTAACATTATCGGTATTGAGGCGCATCCTATGTTACAGGTAATCGAAGCCGACGG AGCCTACACGGAAATGTACCCCACCTCATTTATGCAAGTCAGCCCAGGCCAACGGTTCAGTTTCCTCCTCCAAACTCTTAGGAATCCAGACAAGGAGCAATATTGGATACAGCTAGAGACCCGCGACTTCGGAGGACTTACACGCTCGTACGCAGTTCTCAACTACGGCCCTGAAATTAATGATTCGGTTACCTCTATCTATCCACCAGCGGATCCAACCCCCATTACCTTACCGCAGACAGACACTACTTGGTTAGAGTACACGCTCCGCCCCTTCAACGACTCGCGATACCCAACCGCATCTATGAATGCAATGGATTACCCAACAGCTGCGGAAGTAACCCGTAGAGTTAAAATcacatctcatcttcatATTAGCAGCGGCGGTGGCCTGCTTTATACACTGAATGGCTACACCTGGAATGAAGAGACTCCGCCGGAGCCTTATCTTGTCTCTCTCTATAAAGATGGCGGCTCAGATTGGCCGTCTATGGAAGTCGCTCTCCAACATGAGGGTATAGACCCCAACGCCCATGCTTTCCCGGCGCTCATTGGAGAGGTGCTCGAGATCGTCGTTCAGGGCACGGGGTCTGACGGTGGCGGAACGGAAACCCACCCATGGCACGCTCATGGAGCTCATTACTGGGATTTGGGTGCCGGTGAGGGTATATACAATGCCACCTTGAATGAAGAGCTGTGGGCACAGTCCGGGGCACATCCAATCCGGAGAGA TACCACAAATCTCTACAGATACAGCGGAAATGCGGCAAATGGCACGCTCTCGGCATGGAGGGCCTGGAGACTCAGGATCACGGAGCCAGGTGTTTGGATGATTCACTGCCATCTTTTACCTCACATGGTGTGGGGTATGCAGACT GTTTGGGTTATGGGCAATCAGACTGAAGTGCTTGGAATGATTGATAGGCCCGGTGTGGAAGGATATATTACATATGGAGGGAGCGTCGTCGGGAATGAGACACATCCACCTGAGGTCGTCGACTGGTTCCCTCTCTCCGAGTGGGAAGACGGTCAAATCCCCCCTCAGTGA